Proteins encoded in a region of the Deefgea piscis genome:
- the ilvN gene encoding acetolactate synthase small subunit, with protein MRHILSVLIENEAGALSRVTGLFSARGYNIDSLTVQTTEDPTMSRMTIVTHGSEDVIEQITKQLNKLIEVVKVIDLNEADHIERELMLIKVRATGKDRDEMKRMADIFRGRIIDVTEKTYTIELTGTGEKLSAFINALDQSAILETVRTGASGIGRGERILKL; from the coding sequence ATGCGCCATATTTTATCTGTCCTGATTGAAAACGAAGCCGGTGCGCTATCGCGTGTGACGGGCCTGTTTTCGGCTCGTGGCTACAATATTGATTCACTGACGGTGCAAACCACCGAAGATCCAACCATGAGCCGCATGACCATTGTCACGCACGGCTCGGAAGATGTGATCGAACAAATCACCAAGCAGCTCAACAAGCTGATCGAAGTGGTTAAAGTGATCGACCTGAACGAGGCCGATCACATTGAGCGTGAACTGATGCTCATTAAAGTACGCGCTACCGGCAAAGATCGCGACGAAATGAAACGCATGGCGGATATTTTCCGTGGGCGTATCATCGACGTGACCGAAAAAACCTATACGATTGAACTGACTGGCACTGGTGAAAAGCTCAGCGCTTTTATCAATGCACTCGACCAATCAGCGATTTTAGAAACCGTGCGCACCGGTGCCTCAGGCATCGGCCGTGGTGAACGGATCTTGAAACTATAG
- the asd gene encoding archaetidylserine decarboxylase (Phosphatidylserine decarboxylase is synthesized as a single chain precursor. Generation of the pyruvoyl active site from a Ser is coupled to cleavage of a Gly-Ser bond between the larger (beta) and smaller (alpha chains). It is an integral membrane protein.), with amino-acid sequence MSERLFVLLQYVIPKLALTRLMGALAGLRAGSLTHAVITRFVAKYQVNMAEAANPDPTAYATFNEFFTRALKDGARPLANAQLLCTVDGAISQFGPIEHGQIYQAKGKQFTTTALLGGNAALAKQFENGLFATIYLSPKDYHRIHMPCRGRLLEMTYVPGELFSVNPATARGVDGLFARNERVVCVFEADNGQPFVQVLVGATIVGSMATTWHGVVNPPRSKSVWTKDYRDQQIVLEQGAEMGRFLLGSTVVLLFPEGDLEFNTDWKAGRGVRLGEVMAD; translated from the coding sequence GTGTCTGAGCGTCTATTTGTACTTTTGCAGTATGTCATCCCCAAGTTGGCGTTGACTCGATTGATGGGGGCCTTAGCCGGATTACGTGCTGGCAGCCTGACTCACGCAGTGATTACTCGCTTTGTCGCCAAATACCAAGTCAATATGGCCGAAGCGGCCAATCCCGATCCGACTGCGTATGCCACATTTAATGAATTTTTTACCCGCGCCTTAAAAGATGGCGCGCGGCCACTGGCCAATGCACAACTGCTGTGTACTGTTGATGGGGCAATTAGTCAGTTTGGGCCAATAGAACACGGGCAAATTTATCAAGCCAAAGGCAAGCAATTTACCACTACGGCTTTATTGGGTGGCAATGCGGCATTGGCCAAGCAATTTGAAAATGGCTTGTTTGCCACGATTTATCTCAGCCCGAAAGACTACCACCGCATTCATATGCCATGCCGTGGTCGTTTGCTAGAAATGACCTACGTGCCGGGTGAGTTGTTTTCGGTGAATCCAGCCACAGCGCGCGGCGTCGATGGTTTGTTTGCGCGTAATGAGCGGGTGGTATGCGTGTTTGAAGCCGACAACGGTCAGCCTTTTGTGCAAGTGCTGGTCGGCGCGACGATTGTTGGCAGTATGGCGACCACATGGCACGGCGTGGTTAATCCGCCGCGCAGCAAATCGGTGTGGACTAAAGATTATCGCGATCAGCAAATCGTCCTAGAGCAGGGCGCCGAAATGGGCCGCTTCTTACTTGGTTCAACCGTGGTATTGCTGTTTCCTGAAGGCGATTTGGAATTTAATACCGACTGGAAAGCGGGCCGCGGTGTGCGCTTAGGCGAGGTGATGGCGGATTGA
- a CDS encoding DUF3106 domain-containing protein, with translation MKRLIILLCTLLFWSAAAQAAPAWSELTPAQREVLSTMQTQWDGLPNEDQQRFSALALRCSQMPPHHQEKMRARINRWATLSPEQRERARENYRRLQAMSPEERQKLMQQRHHRRASQACCNSPKTE, from the coding sequence ATGAAACGATTGATCATATTGCTGTGTACGCTGCTGTTTTGGAGTGCTGCTGCGCAGGCGGCGCCAGCTTGGTCGGAACTAACGCCAGCTCAACGCGAAGTATTAAGCACCATGCAAACCCAATGGGATGGTTTGCCAAATGAAGATCAGCAACGATTTTCTGCTTTGGCGTTGCGCTGCTCACAAATGCCGCCACATCATCAAGAAAAAATGCGCGCGCGTATCAATCGATGGGCCACATTAAGCCCTGAGCAGCGTGAACGTGCGCGCGAAAACTATCGGCGTTTGCAAGCGATGTCGCCTGAAGAGCGACAAAAACTGATGCAACAGCGCCATCACCGACGAGCCAGCCAAGCTTGCTGTAATTCACCAAAAACTGAGTAG
- a CDS encoding RNA polymerase sigma factor gives MASQQQLNDFLASVERRAWRQAQYAVRDHEHALDIVQDAMLKLATHYADKPASEWPMLFQTILQNTIRDFLRRNKLRQFWVSLFSKFSSNSNDETDSADPLSYVPHNSELNPSAEQAVLQQQNMALIEEGLALLPARQREAFLLRYWEEMDVQETAQVMGCSEGSVKTHCSRACHTLADWLKQRGLTL, from the coding sequence TTGGCAAGTCAGCAACAATTGAATGATTTTTTAGCCAGTGTAGAGCGCCGTGCATGGCGGCAAGCTCAGTACGCCGTGCGCGATCACGAGCACGCTTTGGATATAGTGCAAGATGCCATGCTGAAATTAGCCACACATTATGCTGACAAACCAGCATCAGAATGGCCAATGTTATTTCAAACTATCTTGCAAAATACAATACGAGACTTTCTTCGTCGAAATAAATTGCGTCAATTTTGGGTGAGTTTATTCTCTAAATTTTCATCTAATTCTAATGATGAAACTGACTCAGCTGATCCGCTATCTTATGTTCCGCACAATAGCGAGCTCAATCCCAGTGCAGAACAAGCCGTATTGCAGCAGCAAAATATGGCGTTAATCGAAGAAGGACTGGCTTTATTGCCAGCACGTCAACGTGAAGCCTTCTTGCTGCGTTATTGGGAGGAGATGGATGTGCAAGAAACCGCGCAAGTGATGGGCTGCTCTGAAGGCAGTGTTAAAACGCATTGTTCGCGCGCTTGTCATACCTTGGCCGATTGGCTTAAACAAAGGGGGCTCACCCTATGA
- the ilvB gene encoding biosynthetic-type acetolactate synthase large subunit, which produces MQISGAEILARCLAEENVEFVFGYPGGAVLEIYDAIFKQNKFKHVLVRHEQAAVHAADAYSRSSDKIGVALVTSGPGATNALTGIATAFMDSIPMVVISGQVGTPSIGSDAFQEVDMVGCSRPIVKHNFLVKDVKDLATTIKKAFYIATTGRPGPVVIDVPKDVTQAKAVFEYPKSVAIRSYNPPVKGHPGQIKKAAQLLEQAKRPYIYVGGGAILGNASEEVTELVRMLNVPCTNTLMGLGAYPGSDKQFLGMLGMHGTYEANMAMQYADTIIAIGARFDDRVISNPAQFLSQSKKIVQIDIDPSSIAKRVKVDVPIVGDVKDVLKDLIAVLKETNARPSEKALNAWWDQINEWRAPKSLWYPQDDEIIQPQFVMQKLFEVTGGEAIITSDVGQHQMFTAQYYQFNRPRQWINSGGLGTMGFGLPAAMGAQLANPYADVACITGDGSIQMNIQELSTCKQYHTPVKIINLNNGYLGMVRQWQEFFYGTRYSESYVDALPDFVKLAEAYGHVGMQITKPADVEPALREAFAMKERLVFMDFLTNPKANVFPMIQNGKGLNQMDLPPHMQSMQLTPFENNRDYGNLC; this is translated from the coding sequence ATGCAGATCTCGGGCGCTGAAATTCTTGCGCGCTGTCTTGCCGAAGAAAATGTCGAATTTGTATTCGGCTATCCCGGCGGCGCGGTTTTGGAAATCTATGATGCGATTTTCAAACAAAACAAATTCAAACACGTACTCGTTCGTCATGAACAAGCTGCCGTTCATGCCGCTGATGCTTACTCACGATCCAGCGATAAAATTGGCGTCGCGTTAGTGACATCGGGCCCAGGCGCTACCAATGCTTTAACCGGCATTGCCACAGCGTTTATGGACTCGATTCCAATGGTGGTGATTTCTGGCCAAGTCGGTACGCCATCGATTGGCTCAGACGCCTTCCAAGAAGTCGACATGGTCGGCTGTTCACGCCCGATTGTGAAGCATAATTTCTTAGTCAAAGACGTTAAAGATCTAGCCACAACGATCAAAAAAGCGTTTTACATTGCCACAACGGGTCGTCCCGGCCCAGTGGTGATTGACGTACCTAAAGATGTGACGCAAGCCAAGGCCGTTTTTGAATACCCTAAATCGGTGGCCATTCGCAGCTATAACCCGCCAGTGAAAGGCCATCCAGGGCAAATCAAAAAAGCCGCGCAATTACTCGAGCAAGCTAAACGCCCATATATCTATGTGGGTGGCGGCGCGATCTTGGGCAATGCCTCAGAAGAAGTGACTGAATTGGTGCGCATGCTCAATGTGCCATGCACCAATACGCTGATGGGTTTGGGTGCTTATCCCGGTTCAGACAAGCAGTTTTTGGGCATGCTCGGCATGCATGGCACGTATGAAGCCAATATGGCGATGCAATACGCTGACACCATCATCGCCATCGGCGCTCGTTTTGATGACCGCGTGATTTCAAATCCAGCGCAGTTTTTGTCACAAAGCAAAAAAATTGTACAAATCGACATCGATCCATCGTCGATTGCCAAGCGCGTTAAAGTCGACGTGCCGATTGTTGGCGACGTAAAAGACGTACTGAAAGATCTCATCGCCGTACTCAAAGAAACAAACGCCCGTCCAAGCGAAAAAGCCTTGAATGCGTGGTGGGATCAAATTAACGAATGGCGTGCACCAAAAAGCTTGTGGTACCCACAAGACGACGAAATTATTCAGCCGCAATTTGTGATGCAAAAATTGTTCGAAGTCACCGGTGGCGAAGCCATCATTACTTCGGACGTTGGTCAGCATCAAATGTTTACCGCGCAATATTATCAATTTAACCGTCCACGCCAATGGATTAACTCTGGCGGCTTGGGCACGATGGGCTTTGGTCTACCTGCCGCGATGGGTGCCCAACTGGCTAATCCGTATGCTGATGTGGCTTGTATCACCGGCGACGGCTCGATCCAGATGAATATTCAAGAATTGTCGACGTGCAAGCAATACCACACGCCAGTGAAGATTATTAATCTGAACAACGGCTACTTGGGTATGGTTCGCCAATGGCAAGAGTTCTTCTATGGCACGCGTTATTCTGAATCGTATGTCGATGCATTGCCTGACTTTGTGAAGTTGGCTGAAGCCTATGGTCACGTTGGCATGCAAATCACTAAGCCAGCCGACGTAGAGCCGGCACTACGCGAAGCGTTTGCCATGAAAGAGCGCTTGGTATTTATGGATTTCTTAACCAATCCAAAAGCCAATGTGTTCCCAATGATCCAAAACGGCAAAGGGCTTAACCAAATGGACTTGCCGCCGCATATGCAATCAATGCAGCTCACGCCATTTGAAAACAACCGTGATTACGGCAATCTTTGCTAA
- a CDS encoding RDD family protein, with amino-acid sequence MLISAGLTRRFVSFLYEILLLTALLLIAEGLFQGGFQLFSGHAVTELSAYPWLNALNFAWLTLVSLLYFGWCWIRGGQTLAMKTWRCRLLMQDGANLTPKAVLIRFVVASACYLPLLPIYLLARKQPEYQMGLYIACGLFVLPFIWALFDRDKQFIYDRFANTRTVFFPKEVPSKYAKPSQDEAA; translated from the coding sequence ATGCTAATTAGTGCGGGTTTAACACGCCGTTTTGTGTCGTTTTTGTATGAGATTTTATTACTCACCGCCTTATTGCTGATTGCCGAAGGGCTGTTTCAAGGTGGCTTTCAGCTGTTTTCTGGGCACGCGGTGACCGAGTTAAGTGCTTATCCTTGGCTCAATGCCCTCAATTTTGCCTGGCTAACGCTGGTGAGCTTGCTGTATTTTGGCTGGTGCTGGATCCGCGGCGGGCAAACCTTGGCGATGAAAACTTGGCGCTGCCGCTTGCTGATGCAAGATGGCGCGAATTTAACGCCTAAAGCGGTGTTGATTCGTTTTGTGGTGGCGAGCGCCTGTTATCTGCCGTTATTGCCGATTTATCTGTTGGCGCGTAAACAGCCGGAATATCAAATGGGCTTGTATATTGCCTGCGGTTTATTTGTATTGCCGTTTATTTGGGCGCTGTTTGATCGGGATAAGCAGTTTATTTACGATCGTTTTGCCAACACCCGCACGGTGTTTTTTCCCAAAGAAGTGCCGTCAAAATACGCCAAGCCCAGTCAGGATGAGGCAGCGTAG
- the ilvC gene encoding ketol-acid reductoisomerase, with amino-acid sequence MKVSYDKDCDLNIIKSKKVAIIGYGSQGHAHACNLQDSGVDVTVGLRTGSATVAKAQAHGLKVTDVATAVAGADVVMILTPDEFQSKLYKDEIEPNIKQGATLAFAHGFAIHYNQVVPRKDLDVIMIAPKAPGHTVRSEFVRGGGVPDLIAVYQNASGKALEIAMSYASGVGGGRTGIIETTFKDETETDLFGEQAVLCGGAVELVKMGFETLVEAGYEPEMAYFECLHELKLIVDLMFEGGIANMNYSISNNAEYGEYVTGPQVINEESRKAMRQALKNIQSGEYAKQFILEGQTNYASMTAARRNNAAHGIEVVGNKLRSMMPWIQANKIVDQTKN; translated from the coding sequence ATGAAAGTTTCTTACGATAAAGATTGCGACTTAAACATCATCAAATCGAAAAAAGTAGCCATCATCGGTTACGGTTCACAAGGCCACGCTCACGCTTGCAACTTGCAAGATTCAGGCGTTGATGTGACTGTTGGTTTGCGCACGGGTTCTGCTACTGTAGCTAAAGCGCAAGCACACGGCTTAAAAGTAACTGACGTTGCCACTGCCGTTGCTGGCGCTGACGTAGTGATGATTTTGACGCCGGACGAGTTTCAATCAAAATTGTACAAAGACGAAATCGAACCCAACATCAAGCAAGGCGCAACACTGGCTTTCGCGCACGGCTTTGCGATTCATTACAACCAAGTGGTGCCACGTAAAGACCTCGACGTCATCATGATCGCGCCAAAAGCCCCAGGCCACACTGTACGTTCAGAGTTCGTGCGTGGCGGCGGCGTGCCAGATTTGATCGCTGTTTACCAAAATGCTTCAGGCAAAGCGCTGGAAATCGCCATGTCTTACGCTTCAGGCGTGGGCGGCGGCCGCACAGGTATCATCGAAACCACATTCAAAGACGAAACTGAAACTGACTTGTTCGGCGAACAAGCCGTATTGTGCGGTGGCGCAGTTGAGTTGGTGAAAATGGGCTTTGAAACTTTGGTTGAAGCCGGTTACGAGCCAGAAATGGCTTACTTTGAGTGCTTGCACGAATTGAAATTGATCGTTGATTTGATGTTCGAAGGCGGTATCGCCAACATGAACTACTCAATCTCGAACAACGCTGAATACGGCGAATACGTAACTGGCCCACAAGTAATCAACGAAGAATCTCGCAAAGCAATGCGTCAAGCACTGAAAAACATTCAGTCTGGCGAATACGCGAAACAATTCATCTTGGAAGGCCAAACCAACTACGCATCAATGACTGCAGCGCGCCGCAACAACGCTGCACACGGCATTGAAGTAGTAGGTAACAAATTACGCTCAATGATGCCTTGGATTCAAGCTAACAAAATCGTTGACCAAACTAAGAACTAA
- a CDS encoding DUF3619 family protein — protein sequence MNEFDEAKQQHLAQLSRQVADAPIPEEIRARLIQARQAAVAQAGAPHSRASEVLALVNAHPKISMVSVLLVLLLSVTFVQQQQSKPMTSSIDLALLSSDVAMDDLLDPTLLDAQSR from the coding sequence ATGAATGAATTTGATGAAGCAAAGCAGCAGCATTTAGCACAATTGAGTCGCCAGGTGGCTGATGCGCCGATTCCTGAAGAAATTCGTGCCCGTTTAATTCAAGCCCGCCAAGCGGCGGTGGCACAGGCTGGGGCACCGCATTCTCGCGCTAGCGAGGTGTTAGCGCTGGTTAATGCACACCCTAAAATCAGCATGGTGAGTGTATTGCTGGTGCTGTTATTGAGTGTCACTTTCGTGCAACAGCAGCAGTCCAAACCAATGACAAGCTCGATTGATTTGGCTTTATTAAGTAGCGATGTGGCGATGGATGATTTACTTGACCCTACTTTATTGGATGCGCAGTCACGATGA